From the Takifugu flavidus isolate HTHZ2018 chromosome 12, ASM371156v2, whole genome shotgun sequence genome, one window contains:
- the aadac gene encoding arylacetamide deacetylase: MRLGNIILFVAFCSFTAYYVYEPLPEEIEEKWKLMLTNCFFKTVSHMADLSESLGLKDYMGVMYFITLMENVAPMSDERVAVTEERLDGVQVVVYQPKRRAGGAELRRAIIYLHGGGWCLGSSKMSPYDLLARKLVNELDAVVLSVEYRLAPAHHFPVPFEDVYRVVKHFLQQGVLDQYSVDPERVAVSGDSAGGNLAAAVSQQLQKDPKQQVRLKAQALIYPVLQALDLNTPSYQQNRDMPILPRTLMVRFWSEYFTSNKAFFRAMMANAHNHADSSRLLKFVNWSAFLPEVYHRKYNYSAPAIREGEATGMDAPSRSLADPRASPLLVPDTDLHSLPKAYVMTCEYDVLRDDGIMYVTRLRAAGVEVTHEHYEGGFHGAMMFSVWPTDFLIAQRMIDNYTMWLKENL; encoded by the exons ATGAGGCTGGGAAACATCATTTTATTCGTCGCGTTTTGTTCTTTTACCGCTTATTACGTTTACGAGCCGCTTCCAGAGGAGATTGAGGAAAAATGGAAACTAATGCTGACCAACTGTTTCTTTAAAACAGTCAGCCACATG GCGGACCTGAGCGAGTCGCTGGGGCTGAAGGACTACATGGGCGTGATGTACTTCATCACCCTGATGGAGAACGTGGCGCCCATGTCCGACGAGCGGGTCGCAGTGACGGAGGAGAGGCTGGACGGCGTGCAGGTGGTGGTGTACCAGCCGAAACGGCGGGCCGGCGGCGCAGAGCTGAGGAGGGCCATCATATACCTGCACGGGGGAGGTTGGTGCCTGGGAAGCTCCA AGATGAGCCCATACGATCTCCTGGCCAGAAAACTGGTCAATGAACTGGACGCTGTGGTGCTTTCTGTCGA GTACCGTCTCGCCCCCGCTCACCACTTTCCCGTTCCCTTTGAGGATGTGTACCGTGTTGTGAAACacttcctccagcagggggtgctggaCCAATACTCTGTGGACCCGGAGCGCGTCGCCGTGTCTGGGGACAGCGCCGGGGGCAACCTGGCGGCCGCCGTCTCCCAGCAG CTGCAAAAAGACCCAAAACAGCAGGTCAGGTTGAAGGCCCAGGCGCTCATTTACCCCGTACTTCAGGCTTTGGACCTCAACACTCCGTCGTACCAGCAGAATCGGGACATGCCCATCCTCCCGCGCACGCTCATGGTGCGTTTCTGGAGCGAGTACTTCACCAGTAACAAGGCCTTCTTCAGGGCCATGATGGCCAATGCCCACAACCACGCCGACTCGTCCCGGTTGCTCAAGTTCGTCAACTGGAGCGCCTTCCTGCCAGAGGTGTACCACAGAAAATACAACTACAGCGCTCCGGCcatcagggagggggaggcCACTGGGATGGACGCACCGTCTCGCTCTCTGGCCGACCCGAGGGCGTCGCCCCTGCTGGTTCCAGACACAGACTTGCACTCGCTGCCCAAAGCCTACGTAATGACCTGCGAGTACGACGTCCTCCGGGATGACGGCATCATGTATGTAACGCGGCTCCGTGCCGCCGGCGTGGAGGTGACGCACGAACACTACGAGGGAGGGttccacggagccatgatgttCAGCGTGTGGCCCACTGACTTTCTGATCGCTCAGCGCATGATAGACAACTACACCATGTGGCTGAAGGAAAACTTGTAA